Proteins encoded in a region of the Campylobacter geochelonis genome:
- the hemH gene encoding ferrochelatase, with amino-acid sequence MKKALILLNMGGPNNLDEVSVFLKNMFNDPYILTIKNSFFRSILANLITKFRVKAATQNYKAIGGKSPIVDITDSLVKKLRKEVGFDVDYAMNYTPPFSKDVFKKYESYDEIVLFPLYPHHSTTTVISSLDDAKKAIKELGISAKIYEIPTFFENKIYNNIIINSIKNSISGLNNDEISNTTLIFSAHSLPQKIINRGDMYENDIENHVDILSDLLEKENLNFKEIKLAYQSRLGPVQWLGPNLSEVLPTLENKRALIYPISFCVDNSETDFELSIEYNHIAKKNNFEFYGVVKCPNDSDEFVEFIKEISKI; translated from the coding sequence ATGAAAAAAGCTTTAATACTTTTAAATATGGGCGGGCCAAATAACTTAGATGAGGTTAGTGTTTTTCTTAAAAATATGTTTAATGATCCATATATTTTAACTATAAAAAATAGTTTTTTTAGATCTATTTTGGCAAATTTGATAACCAAATTTAGGGTAAAAGCCGCCACGCAAAACTACAAAGCTATAGGTGGAAAATCTCCCATAGTGGATATAACAGACTCTTTGGTAAAAAAACTTAGAAAAGAGGTTGGGTTTGATGTGGATTATGCTATGAACTACACGCCACCTTTTTCAAAAGATGTTTTTAAAAAATACGAAAGTTACGATGAGATAGTGCTTTTTCCACTTTATCCACACCACTCTACAACTACGGTAATTTCAAGTTTAGATGATGCAAAAAAAGCTATAAAAGAGTTAGGAATAAGTGCTAAAATTTATGAAATTCCAACCTTTTTTGAAAATAAAATTTATAATAACATAATCATAAATTCAATCAAAAATAGCATTTCTGGTTTAAATAACGATGAGATTTCTAATACAACTTTGATTTTCTCGGCTCACTCTTTACCACAAAAGATTATAAATCGTGGCGATATGTATGAAAATGATATAGAAAATCATGTTGATATTTTGAGTGATTTATTAGAAAAAGAAAATTTAAATTTTAAAGAGATAAAACTTGCTTATCAATCTCGCCTTGGACCAGTCCAGTGGTTAGGACCAAATTTAAGTGAAGTTTTGCCAACTTTGGAAAACAAACGAGCTTTGATTTACCCTATATCTTTTTGTGTGGATAACTCAGAGACTGATTTTGAGCTAAGCATTGAGTATAATCACATCGCAAAAAAGAATAATTTTGAGTTTTATGGTGTTGTAAAATGCCCAAATGATAGCGATGAGTTTGTTGAATTTATCAAAGAAATTTCTAAAATTTAG